A window of the Archocentrus centrarchus isolate MPI-CPG fArcCen1 chromosome 17, fArcCen1, whole genome shotgun sequence genome harbors these coding sequences:
- the gjc2 gene encoding gap junction gamma-2 protein, giving the protein MSWSFLTRLLEEIHNHSTFVGKVWLTVLIIFRIVLTAVGGESIYSDEQTKFTCNTKQPGCDNVCYDAFAPLSHVRFWVFQIIMISTPSIMYMGYAIHKIARSSEEERRKQQRLRKKPPPHLRWRESHHLQEVLEEEADDDAEPMIYEDTLEVQEAKPEPVSNTSKDPPKYDGRRRIMQEGLMRIYVLQLTSRAIFEIAFLAGQYLLYGFRVNPSYVCNRVPCPHRVDCFISRPTEKTIFLLIMYVVSCLCLVLNVCEMLHLGIGTFRDTLRMKRNRGQRMSYGYPFSRNIPASPPGYNLVMKTDKPSRIPNSLITHEQNMANVAQEQQCTSPDENIPSDLASLHRHLRVAQEQLDMAFQTYQTKNNQQTSRTSSPVSGGTMAEQNRVNTVQEKQGARPKSATEKAATIVKNGKTSVWI; this is encoded by the coding sequence ATGAGCTGGAGCTTTCTCACTCGCCTCCTCGAAGAGATCCACAACCACTCCACCTTTGTGGGGAAAGTGTGGCTAACTGTGCTCATCATCTTTCGCATTGTGCTCACAGCAGTCGGAGGTGAGTCCATCTACTCCGACGAGCAGACTAAGTTCACCTGCAACACCAAGCAACCGGGCTGTGACAACGTGTGCTATGATGCATTTGCTCCCTTGTCGCATGTTCGCTTCTGGGTCTTCCAGATCATCATGATCTCCACTCCCTCCATTATGTACATGGGTTATGCCATCCACAAGATTGCCCGAAGTTCAGAGGAGGAGCGCAGGAAGCAGCAAAGACTTCGCAAAAAGCCACCTCCTCACTTGAGATGGAGAGAAAGCCACCATCTGCAGGAAGTCTTAGAGGAGGAGGCGGATGATGATGCTGAGCCCATGATCTATGAGGATACACTGGAGGTCCAGGAGGCCAAGCCTGAACCAGTAAGCAATACTAGCAAAGACCCACCAAAATATGATGGCCGCAGAAGAATAATGCAAGAAGGCCTGATGAGAATCTATGTTCTCCAGCTCACATCACGAGCTATTTTTGAAATTGCTTTCCTTGCTGGACAGTATCTCCTTTATGGTTTTCGAGTTAACCCTTCATATGTATGCAACAGGGTGCCCTGCCCACATAGAGTGGACTGTTTCATCTCCAGGCCCACAGAAAAAACAATCTTCCTCCTAATTATGTACGTGGTAAGCTGTCTTTGTcttgtgctaaatgtgtgtgagATGCTTCACTTGGGAATAGGCACTTTTCGGGATACTCTTCGCATGAAGAGGAATCGTGGTCAGCGAATGTCTTATGGCTACCCATTCTCTCGCAACATTCCAGCCTCCCCTCCAGGGTACAATCTTGTGATGAAGACAGACAAGCCTAGCAGGATCCCCAACAGCCTCATCACACATGAGCAGAACATGGCCAATGTGGCCCAGGAGCAGCAATGCACCAGCCCAGATGAGAATATCCCTTCTGATCTTGCAAGTCTGCACCGGCATCTACGGGTCGCACAGGAACAGCTTGATATGGCTTTTCAAACATATCAAACTAAAAACAACCAACAAACTTCCAGAACCAGTAGTCCTGTGTCTGGGGGCACTATGGCAGAGCAAAATCGAGTCAATACAGTCCAAGAGAAACAAGGAGCAAGGCCCAAGTCAGCCACGGAGAAAGCTGCAACCATTGTAAAAAATGGAAAGACCTCTGTCTGGATCTAG